The nucleotide window AAAGATAATTCCAACTGAACAGTCAACCGGCACCGACCAGGAACTACTTCAAAGGTGACAAAATAACAGCTTCGATATACTACATCATATATTAGAGAGAGAAAATGAGATCTGAATAAAAGCGACTCATCTTGACCAAACTACCTCGGTCTCGTCATTCACACGATTTCTTCCCAGTCTTCCACTTCGATGTCCGGCTGCAACTTGCTCACAGATTGCCCAGCACTTGGTTCTGCGCCAACACCAGGAGCGGAAGTGCTGGATCCCGTGTCAGTGCGAAGAGGAGGCTTAGGTTTGTCGGTTGACCCAGAGCTTGTTGCAGCATCAGACTCCAGAGCATTCCACCGGTTTGAACTCGTGACCTGAACAGCAGGTTTCCACACTGATCCTGGGGAATGACCAAGCACACTTGTCCCTGGGGCACGACCAAGCACTGTCATCACTGCATGCGGGTTCGGTTTCAGCTCAGAGGGAGAGTCCTTCTTCCATGGACTGGCACTGCTCACTGCGGCCAACCCTCCATCTCTCGGTGCTCCAACCCACACATTGCTCGACAAGGAGGCCTGGGTGATGCTGCTTGGGCAAAACATTGCAGCACCCTGGTAAGCAGACCCATAATCGAGCCGCCTCAGCGCGGTTGCAGCTCTAGCTGGATCACTGAAGACTGCAGCAGCATTCTTGTCATTCAGCCAAACCAATTCACACTCCCCACCAAACCTTAACACTAGAGAGTTAACATCAGCATCCCTTGGCAGGTCCAGCATTGCGACAACGAGCCTCGGATCCATGTCCACCATGGGGTCAAAGTAAGGATGGGCCGCCGAGACAGGGACACCAGGCTTGGAGCCCAGAACACGAGCAGGAACCTTCGACTTGGGTGTCACATGGACGGTAACAAAACGCTTTGGCTCCCAACCAACTGCCTGGACAGAAAGCTTCCACCTATCTGCAATGAGCCTGATAGCATCTCTCTTATCCTTCATCATGTGACAGAAGACATGGAACTTCATGTTGCTTGAAGAATTCCCCCTTGTTTTCCCAAGGACAAGGAACTTGCACCTCTCCTCTATGGCCAGCACCCACTTTGGCTCACGCCGGAAAAGATCAGAAACCAAATCCGACGCATTTGAGTTCTCACCAAAATGCAATGCATCCAGATTGGGCTGGGTAATGTCGAAAGCTTCAGCAAGGACTCGTTTCCGCTCCACTTTTACACACTCCTCATCACAACAGAGTTTCCTCTGCCCAAGAGGTACCCTTTTCCCATTTGATTCCACTGGTTGGAGAGGCATTGGCAGCTGCTGGATGACGGAGATATCAAACGTACTATCACCATTGTAGGCTCCACCAGCACTGCAGGGTACAGTTGTACTGATACGGCCACAAGAACAGGTAATAGTCGCACGATGTTCACATCTCACGTCTGGGCAAGGCGACGATGGGTGGCATGGGGCGTTGCAAGTGTGCTTGCATTCCCTCCTTGGGACACCACATAATTGTCCACATGAAACTTTGCCCCCGGAGCTTGAACTAGCTTCTCCATTTGTGGGCGGTGGATCACAAGGGGAAGGATGGCAAGGCCTGGCACAAGCATGCAGTCCACATTGACGGTTCTTTCCACAGGGCTGGTTGCATCTGATATCCTTTGAACCACAAGGGATGTTCCTTAACATCACATGTCCCCCAACGCACTCTCTCATGACTGGCACAACGCAAGGTGGGCAGTCCCCAAAATGGCATTGGTGCGAAGCTGGGTGTCCACAAGGCTGAGGGACAATGCACTGGTGTGGGCATGATGGAGTTGGTGTGCCGCAAGGCTGCGGTGGCGGAATAGATGACCTGCCACACGCACAAGAGAGATCATTGAATATGGTCTCACGGCAA belongs to Triticum urartu cultivar G1812 chromosome 7, Tu2.1, whole genome shotgun sequence and includes:
- the LOC125526010 gene encoding NF-X1-type zinc finger protein NFXL1, which translates into the protein MQPSTARRRGPDAPFSRGVWRPRSAAPAAEAPAPAPAPAPRPNPAAYAPPHHRDNAAPLLPLPNPNPNPASDSRPPRRRQRRPNHNDGRAPPPQERAPPSAPANANASAPRQMRANAPAPAPAAAAGGGAVPQLVQEIQDKLARGAVECMICYDMVRRSAPVWSCGSCFAIFHLPCIRRWARSPASASDDPASDSWRCPGCQSVQDVPARDIAYTCFCRRRRDPPNDLYLTPHSCGEPCSKPLDRADPAAKGDDDDVATRCPHLCVLQCHPGPCPPCKAFAPERPCPCGKQSITRRCADRITAVTCGQSCEKLLPCGRHHCDKVCHTGPCGECEVDYPALCFCGKKTETLLCGEMVLKGKLSDKDGVFSCSEVCGHKLACANHACQDVCHPGPCGECELMPAKVTTCHCGKTRLQEKRTSCLDPIATCDKVCDKRLPCGLHRCKGTCHEGECPPCLVRVEQRCRCGSSGQMVECYKVSKEEFRCNKPCGRKKNCGRHRCSECCCPLSKPFAQHQGESMDPHFCQIPCGKKLRCGQHGCQHLCHSGHCDPCRETIFNDLSCACGRSSIPPPQPCGTPTPSCPHQCIVPQPCGHPASHQCHFGDCPPCVVPVMRECVGGHVMLRNIPCGSKDIRCNQPCGKNRQCGLHACARPCHPSPCDPPPTNGEASSSSGGKVSCGQLCGVPRRECKHTCNAPCHPSSPCPDVRCEHRATITCSCGRISTTVPCSAGGAYNGDSTFDISVIQQLPMPLQPVESNGKRVPLGQRKLCCDEECVKVERKRVLAEAFDITQPNLDALHFGENSNASDLVSDLFRREPKWVLAIEERCKFLVLGKTRGNSSSNMKFHVFCHMMKDKRDAIRLIADRWKLSVQAVGWEPKRFVTVHVTPKSKVPARVLGSKPGVPVSAAHPYFDPMVDMDPRLVVAMLDLPRDADVNSLVLRFGGECELVWLNDKNAAAVFSDPARAATALRRLDYGSAYQGAAMFCPSSITQASLSSNVWVGAPRDGGLAAVSSASPWKKDSPSELKPNPHAVMTVLGRAPGTSVLGHSPGSVWKPAVQVTSSNRWNALESDAATSSGSTDKPKPPLRTDTGSSTSAPGVGAEPSAGQSVSKLQPDIEVEDWEEIV